The Pagrus major chromosome 5, Pma_NU_1.0 genomic sequence CCAAGCTGAGGAGGCAAACATCATCAAGAGCTTCCAGATGGAGATAGTGTGCTGCAGTTGTAGTAAAAGTCCAGTCTAGTTGTTGTAAGTCACTGAGGAAATGTcataaaggagaaaaaagaaagttcTTAAACAGCTTAAACAAATTCAGTGCATTGTTCTCGtccttttcagtcttttttttccaaaatcaaaTCCTGTTCTCAGCGCTGCTCAAAAGTTATGCAGATGAAAGTCTTTAAGTTAAGCCTGCAGTCTCATAGTCTTAGTCTGGCGCGTTACAAGGCTGAAACCAAACtattagtgatttttttttttttcaattctcaTTAAACGGAGCCACACAACTCAAGTAAAgaataaaatgtgcaaaacaaaattCCAAATGAGGCAGGAGGACCTAGTCTTTGCTCTATAGTTGACCGCTGCCGCTGAATGCTTTCATTCATACAGACTATGGTGGTTAgaacgttgttgttgttgttgttgttgttgttgttatttttctctcttcatcccGTTTATCTTTAGGTGATTCTGCTGAAGTCTGGACATGATTAGTCCTGTCCTTTGTGTGAGGAGCCATGTCCTTATGTGCCATGAGTACAGAAGAATCAGGGGTTAAAGAGGAGCTTGGCAGGCTGAGCCCTGCTGATTCTTCCTCGTCACTGTCAGTCACTATCAGCAGGGCTCTCGCTACCAGTGGGGTTTTTCATACAGACTGAATATGTGTTCGTCTGTACATATCCAACCCCAAACTAGTGACTCCTGTTTCTCTCGCTGAGGGAAGGCAGGAACAGATTTGTCCAACCCAACTCAACTGTGGGTATTTGTCCAAGTCTTTGTCGGTTGGTTGGATACTTTTCTCTTGATGTCAACAGCGTTGTGTGAACGCTGTTGttggagaaaaataaacaaagctgaGCCTTGCAGGCAGGTTTTCTTTGAGCTCCCCGAGTCGCTCAGGGGAATTTCAGGAGCACCCTTCAGCGTGATGGACAGGCATCGAGCCGGCGCTCCTCTGTACGGCTGGCATGATCTGGGTTAGGATCGATCTGGAGTGGAAAGGAGAACAGAAAAAGAGGGTTTATTTAATGAAATGCGGATCTCATTTGATTCAGTCtgtaatagaaaaataaatggaCAAATGCTTTGCTCCGTTTCATTTGGTGCTTACCTCAGAGtacagaggaggaggctggaAGCGGAACTCGTGGATGTAGGCGAAGAGAGGTCCGTCCAGCTCCTCACGGGCTGCTGGAACATCCAGACTGCTCTGCCTCTGCTCTTCTGTTACGATTTCTGCATAGCTTGGAGGAGCTGCATAGGAAGAGCAAGCCACATGTTAGCATTCAAGGGAATTATTCTCAGACTACGGTAACAAATCTGAATCGTGACCTTGAGATCCAACCTACCTTCAGGCCTCTCAGGCAGACCCATACCCAGCCAGCTCATGCTGCACTGGCTGCTGACGCTGGAGGTACGGGAGCCGAAGGGGTGGAGAGGGATGGTTCCGATGACCAGGGGCAGGTTCAAGGACAGGTTTATCGCCCCAGGGATGTCCACGTATACCTGAGCACAGACATGAGGAGGAGGTTATAATATGCAAGTCATTCTGACGGTGTAATAAATATGCTGCCGTGTAGTAAATAATGGGCTCTGGCGCTGAGCATTCAGCATGAAATGAAACAGCTTTTTACAGTATGCGAGTCAGGGCTAAATGGGTTGTGCAGTCATTCAACAATATGTGGGTCGATGTCTTGAGGTTGAGTGCTTATGCAAGGTAGAGCCCTCGACTGGTGGCTGTCTGTTCGCAAGGTAAAGAGGTCATAAGCACCCTCAAGGCAGGTGTTACTAAAGATATTCTGGGCTAATGCTCTTAGCAGCATGTGGAGATAACACCTGGTGCATTGCAAGGCCAAGATTTGGCAGTGCGAGCTGAGTCAGCCGGGTCTTTACCTGGAGAGTTACTAGCTTACTAGGAATTATTGATTCTGTACGGATAATGGTGCCGAGTAACAGTGAGTACAAGAAGGCAGAACTGCTTATGTGTCAATGCAGGTGATGACTAGACAGGGGCCATGTGTTAATCAAAAAGAAGGGGGAATGTAAAGAAAAAGTAAGTGTACTCACCATGAGGGAGTACTCCACTCTGATGATGCTGCAGTCCAGGATGGAAGGTGACACAGGTGGGATCTTCAGCATCTTGCCGCTCCAGGTCTCAGTTTTCCCCGAGGACAGAGACTCCCCCCGAAGGTTGGCCACCAGCTGCTTGACCTCCTTCGTCTTCCCTTTGGCATAGAAGGTCTGGGTCTGGTAGATGGCTGCCTTTGGCACCACCATGCGGGATGAGCAGTTCTCGATCTCTGCAAAGATCTGGATTGACTCTCCTGCAGAGTTCAAGAGGGTAAAGGAGAGGTGAATTAGAGTTTACCTATGTCTCGGTCAACTGTAATCACCTTATTAATTCAGGGTGTAATGACATAATGAGCAGTGATCTGCAGAGTGTGATACTTTCATGAACTTATCTGGTAATGGATGACTAATAACATTATCAAATGCATTATTAATCATTAACTTATTCTCACCTGGGGTGTATCCCTTCCTTTCAATTTTGGCACTTAGGGAAATAGGACCTGAGGTGCAGAACCAACAGCAAAGCGTCTTGTCTTTCGTGCCGGCCTGTGGTGactgaagacaaagaaaacagatgcaTTAGCAAATTATCTTCATATTCCACATCACAGCCAATGAAAAAATGGGTCAATAATGATGTATATGCTACTCTGTCCCCGCTATCCGTGTGGTTATCAGTCAAAACTAGACTACATTTTCACTTAGACACTCAATCGATGGTGAAAGACTCCCAGGGCTGCTTCAAAAAGACTCACCAGCAATAATGGAGTGTTGATATCAATGTGCTCAAAGACTGTAAATTCCTTCTTGGTCTTCATGGGCAGGAGCCAGGGCCTGTGGAGTTCTGCCTTTACCCAATAGCGCACACTGCCGTGCTTCCCTTCAAAGGAGGTAGCCAGAGGTCtacaggaaagaagaaagaaggggaaaagaagagaaaggggTTATTTTAACTGTCACGAGCTCACTGATGCTATAACTGaataatgacagtaatgatGAGTTTCATCTTACGTCTGTGGAAGCTCGAGGCTGAATGCATACTCATGTCTTCCTGAATGGATAGTGGTGAGTCCTTCCTCGGAGTTGTCATCGTCTGAAAAACAAGGAGGACAAGATTCCAAACACATGTATACCATACCTGGGAAAAATGCTCTACGAAGGCATCTGAAAGTCATACCAAAAAACACAGGGTGGGGGAGACAAAAGAGAATAAAGGGATTTTACTATCATATCTGTCTGTGATAAATTAATGTATTGAGAGAAAAGCAGCATCTAAGTTGATTGAGGTGGTAGAAACTGAGCGTGCAAGATTGTGCTCTGTGGACAAAGAGCTGCCATTAGTGATGGCAACACATAAGCTATGACGGGGAAAACCCTGGGTTACAAGGGGCAACAATAAAGCCTATTCGGTGGGTAAATCTGTCTCACTAACAAGGACTAATTTGTTTTGATCTCTggatttaattgaaaaaaatcccCTCTTGTAtttcagagggaggaggggacgCTTTTGAATCGTCAAACTGCGcgtaaaatgtttttattttttatttataaaaaacatatataataatatttttttcatcaaaacatCAAGAGTGCGTTTATGAAGAGCTGTATGGACAGGCCGGGAGTGCTTCTGCCAGCTCAGCACTCCCTCCCcctcgcagcagcagcagcagccgtgtGGTAAACAAGTGCggagctgtcagtcaaacgGCAGACTCCAGCAGGAGGAGACCGGCCGAAACCGGTGCGAGCAGCTTCCCACAGCCGCTCTGCTCTCATTACGCATTCACTGTGCGACACCGCAGCGGGCGCTACTACCGCCAGCCTGCCTGCTccccccgcacacacacacacactactgcaGCTCACCACCGCTTATATCTACCTCACCATCA encodes the following:
- the arrdc3a gene encoding arrestin domain-containing protein 3a isoform X1, with amino-acid sequence MVLGKVKSFTVSYDCLNDSNVPVFSSGDCVSGRVVIEVTGEIRVKSLKIHAKGFAKVRWTESRNAGSNTAYTQNYTEEVEYLNHKDILIGHERDDDNSEEGLTTIHSGRHEYAFSLELPQTPLATSFEGKHGSVRYWVKAELHRPWLLPMKTKKEFTVFEHIDINTPLLLSPQAGTKDKTLCCWFCTSGPISLSAKIERKGYTPGESIQIFAEIENCSSRMVVPKAAIYQTQTFYAKGKTKEVKQLVANLRGESLSSGKTETWSGKMLKIPPVSPSILDCSIIRVEYSLMVYVDIPGAINLSLNLPLVIGTIPLHPFGSRTSSVSSQCSMSWLGMGLPERPEAPPSYAEIVTEEQRQSSLDVPAAREELDGPLFAYIHEFRFQPPPLYSEIDPNPDHASRTEERRLDACPSR
- the arrdc3a gene encoding arrestin domain-containing protein 3a isoform X2, which produces MVYMCLESCPPCFSDDDNSEEGLTTIHSGRHEYAFSLELPQTPLATSFEGKHGSVRYWVKAELHRPWLLPMKTKKEFTVFEHIDINTPLLLSPQAGTKDKTLCCWFCTSGPISLSAKIERKGYTPGESIQIFAEIENCSSRMVVPKAAIYQTQTFYAKGKTKEVKQLVANLRGESLSSGKTETWSGKMLKIPPVSPSILDCSIIRVEYSLMVYVDIPGAINLSLNLPLVIGTIPLHPFGSRTSSVSSQCSMSWLGMGLPERPEAPPSYAEIVTEEQRQSSLDVPAAREELDGPLFAYIHEFRFQPPPLYSEIDPNPDHASRTEERRLDACPSR